From Stenotrophomonas maltophilia, a single genomic window includes:
- a CDS encoding DUF3011 domain-containing protein → MKRFNDRYFEARDANSGITLSISSNDDGTPQVSYTGRGGANGICQVSSTGTPASAADSAGPRDAAAGDAALPREVTCESTGQQQVSCDLNTRGNVEIVRQLSRTRCEEGKNWGLARHSVWVNGGCRAVFRNVSSVTTPAPAGDTALGACNARKGAQGALVTQMPVGSDYQELIIDYPDGRFLCMMRNNGQVQSVTPVRRRGS, encoded by the coding sequence TTGAAGCGCTTCAACGACCGCTATTTCGAAGCCCGCGACGCCAACAGCGGCATCACCCTGTCAATCAGCAGCAACGATGACGGCACGCCGCAGGTCAGCTACACCGGCCGAGGCGGTGCCAATGGCATCTGCCAGGTCAGCAGCACAGGCACGCCCGCGTCCGCCGCAGACAGCGCAGGCCCTCGCGACGCTGCCGCCGGGGATGCCGCGCTGCCGCGCGAGGTCACCTGCGAATCCACCGGCCAGCAACAGGTGTCATGCGACTTGAACACCCGCGGCAACGTGGAAATCGTGCGTCAGCTCAGCCGCACCCGCTGCGAGGAAGGCAAGAATTGGGGCCTGGCGCGGCATTCGGTGTGGGTCAATGGTGGGTGCCGCGCGGTGTTCCGCAATGTGTCCTCGGTGACTACCCCCGCGCCTGCAGGCGATACCGCGCTGGGCGCCTGCAATGCACGCAAGGGCGCGCAGGGGGCGCTGGTGACCCAGATGCCGGTAGGCAGTGACTACCAGGAACTGATCATCGATTACCCCGATGGCCGCTTCCTGTGCATGATGCGCAACAACGGCCAGGTGCAGAGCGTGACGCCGGTTCGCCGACGCGGCAGTTGA
- the rocF gene encoding arginase, producing the protein MAHPISVSLIGVPTDVGAGHRGARLGPEALRVAGLPEALEARGVDVRDLGNLDGPRNPWTAPVEGYRHLDEVVAWNHALMEASYAELQAGRMPIMLGGDHCLGIGSITAVARWCREQGKTLRVLWLDAHSDFNTSDVTPSGNIHGMPVACLCGLGPDALTRLGGTSPAITPAQMHQIGIRSVDPEEKRLIKTHKVDVYDMRYIDENGMKRAVEAALAGIDENTHLHVSFDVDFLDPSIAPGVGTTVPGGVNYREAQLVMEMIADTGRMGSLDIVELNPLLDKQNATAELAVDLVESLFGKSTLMRD; encoded by the coding sequence ATGGCCCATCCCATCTCCGTATCCCTGATTGGCGTTCCCACTGATGTGGGTGCGGGCCATCGCGGTGCCCGGCTGGGGCCGGAAGCGCTGCGCGTGGCGGGCCTGCCGGAGGCGCTGGAGGCGCGCGGCGTGGACGTGCGCGACCTGGGCAACCTGGACGGCCCGCGCAACCCGTGGACCGCGCCGGTGGAAGGCTACCGCCACCTGGATGAGGTGGTGGCGTGGAACCACGCCTTGATGGAAGCCAGCTATGCCGAACTGCAGGCCGGCCGCATGCCGATCATGCTCGGCGGCGACCATTGCCTGGGCATCGGTTCAATTACCGCCGTGGCGCGCTGGTGCCGCGAGCAGGGCAAGACCCTGCGCGTGCTGTGGCTGGATGCGCATTCGGACTTCAACACCAGCGATGTGACCCCGTCGGGCAACATCCACGGCATGCCGGTGGCCTGCCTGTGCGGCCTTGGCCCGGATGCGCTGACCCGGCTGGGCGGCACGTCCCCCGCGATCACCCCGGCGCAGATGCACCAGATCGGCATCCGCTCGGTGGACCCGGAAGAAAAGCGCCTGATCAAGACCCACAAGGTCGATGTCTATGACATGCGCTACATCGACGAGAACGGCATGAAGCGTGCGGTGGAAGCGGCGCTGGCCGGCATCGACGAGAACACCCACCTGCATGTCAGCTTCGATGTGGACTTCCTCGACCCCAGCATCGCGCCGGGCGTGGGCACCACCGTGCCGGGCGGGGTGAACTATCGCGAGGCGCAGTTGGTGATGGAGATGATCGCCGACACCGGGCGCATGGGCTCGCTGGACATCGTCGAGCTTAACCCGTTGTTGGACAAGCAGAATGCCACCGCCGAACTGGCCGTGGACCTGGTCGAAAGCCTGTTCGGCAAGTCCACCCTGATGCGCGATTGA
- a CDS encoding entericidin A/B family lipoprotein, whose product MKRVVALMLLSMFSVALLAGCNTIAGAGKDVQKAGEKVEDTAKGR is encoded by the coding sequence ATGAAGCGCGTAGTTGCCCTGATGCTGTTGTCGATGTTCTCGGTGGCCCTGCTGGCCGGTTGCAACACCATTGCCGGTGCCGGCAAGGACGTGCAGAAGGCGGGCGAGAAGGTCGAGGACACCGCGAAGGGCCGTTGA
- a CDS encoding CsbD family protein, whose product MNKDIISGKWSQLKGKAQAKWGDLTNDDFDVAEGNAEYLAGRLQERYGWAKDRAEKEVREFQDAVSKDYPDYK is encoded by the coding sequence ATGAACAAAGACATCATTTCCGGCAAGTGGTCGCAGCTGAAGGGCAAGGCCCAGGCCAAGTGGGGCGATCTGACCAACGACGATTTCGATGTGGCCGAAGGCAATGCCGAATACCTGGCGGGCCGCCTGCAGGAACGTTATGGCTGGGCCAAGGACCGCGCTGAGAAGGAAGTCCGTGAGTTCCAGGATGCGGTGAGCAAGGACTATCCGGACTACAAGTAA
- a CDS encoding tryptophan--tRNA ligase has protein sequence MTTRVLTGITPSGTPHLGNYVGAIRPAIAASRAPGIESFFFLADLHSLIKSQDPQRTQRATLEIAASWLACGLDPEHVWFYRQSDIRETTELMWFLTAIASKGILNRAHAYKAAVDKNREEGVDEDAGVSAGLFMYPVLMAADILIFKANQVPVGRDQIQHIEMARDFAQRFNHVYGKEYFPLPDVVIDEQVATLAGLDGRKMSKSYHNTIPLFVPREELKKLVFSILTDSRAPGEPKDTEGSALFQMYQAFATPEQTAEFAKAFAAGISWGDAKQQLFERIDSELSPLRERYNALMAEPEKIEALLKRRGQQLREQLAAPLLDELRHAVGLRDLSSAGDIASEDAGVARAAPPLFKQYREKDGRFYFKLTAGDGTLLIQSEGFDSPRDAGQLIAVIKQAEQGDQLQSELFKLEAEVDAVLAALAALREE, from the coding sequence ATGACGACCCGAGTCCTTACCGGCATCACCCCCTCCGGCACGCCCCACCTGGGCAACTACGTTGGCGCCATCCGTCCGGCAATCGCCGCCAGCCGCGCCCCGGGGATCGAGAGCTTCTTCTTCCTGGCCGACCTGCACAGCCTGATCAAGTCGCAGGACCCGCAGCGCACCCAGCGCGCGACCCTGGAGATCGCGGCCAGCTGGCTGGCCTGCGGCCTGGACCCGGAACACGTGTGGTTCTACCGCCAGAGCGACATCCGCGAGACCACCGAGCTGATGTGGTTCCTGACTGCCATCGCCAGCAAGGGCATCCTCAACCGCGCGCACGCCTACAAGGCGGCGGTGGACAAGAACCGCGAGGAAGGCGTGGACGAGGACGCGGGCGTCAGCGCCGGCCTGTTCATGTACCCGGTGCTGATGGCCGCCGACATCCTGATCTTCAAGGCCAACCAGGTGCCGGTGGGGCGCGACCAGATCCAGCACATCGAGATGGCGCGCGACTTCGCCCAGCGCTTCAACCACGTGTACGGCAAGGAGTACTTCCCGCTGCCGGACGTGGTGATCGACGAGCAGGTGGCGACGCTGGCCGGCCTCGACGGCCGCAAGATGAGCAAGAGCTACCACAACACCATTCCGCTGTTCGTGCCGCGCGAGGAGCTGAAGAAGCTGGTGTTCTCGATCCTGACCGACTCGCGCGCACCGGGCGAGCCGAAGGACACCGAGGGCTCGGCGCTGTTCCAGATGTACCAGGCGTTCGCCACCCCCGAACAGACCGCCGAATTCGCCAAGGCGTTCGCCGCCGGCATCAGCTGGGGCGATGCCAAGCAGCAGCTGTTCGAGCGCATCGACAGCGAACTTTCGCCGCTGCGCGAGCGCTACAACGCGCTGATGGCCGAGCCGGAAAAGATTGAAGCGCTGCTCAAGCGCCGTGGCCAGCAGCTGCGCGAGCAGCTGGCAGCCCCGCTGCTGGACGAGCTGCGCCATGCGGTGGGCCTGCGCGATCTGTCCAGCGCAGGCGACATCGCCAGCGAAGACGCCGGCGTGGCCCGCGCGGCGCCGCCGCTGTTCAAGCAGTACCGCGAGAAGGATGGCCGTTTCTACTTCAAGCTGACGGCCGGCGACGGCACGCTGCTGATCCAGAGCGAAGGCTTCGATTCGCCGCGCGATGCGGGCCAGCTGATTGCGGTGATCAAGCAGGCCGAGCAGGGCGACCAGCTGCAGAGTGAGCTGTTCAAGCTGGAAGCCGAGGTGGATGCGGTGCTGGCTGCCCTGGCGGCGCTGCGCGAAGAATAA
- a CDS encoding MBL fold metallo-hydrolase, protein MTADPSIHTIDTGFQRPDFDAAYLIVENGRAAFVDCGTGLSVPAMLQALADAGLGVEAVDWLLLTHVHLDHAGGAGLLMQQLPNARAVLHPRGAPHMIDPTRLIAGATAVYGAEEIARSYGRIEAIPETRVVVAEDGHRIDLAGRELLLLHTPGHALHHYCVWDARSRSWFTGDTFGISYRELDSAQGAFIFPTSSPVQFDPEAMKASIRRMLDYAPQAMYLTHYGRVQQVQKLADDLFEQIDAMATIGRQCDGRPDRHRCLLAALQALYLERAQQHGCALDQAAVTAVLAMDIELNAQGLACWLDRVRR, encoded by the coding sequence ATGACCGCCGACCCCAGCATCCACACCATCGATACCGGCTTCCAGCGTCCGGATTTCGACGCGGCCTATCTGATCGTTGAAAACGGCCGCGCCGCGTTCGTTGACTGCGGCACCGGCCTGTCGGTGCCGGCGATGCTGCAGGCGCTGGCGGACGCCGGCCTGGGCGTGGAAGCGGTGGACTGGCTGCTGCTCACCCACGTGCATCTTGACCACGCCGGGGGCGCCGGCCTGCTGATGCAGCAGCTGCCGAACGCCAGGGCGGTACTGCACCCGCGCGGTGCGCCGCACATGATCGACCCGACCCGGCTGATTGCCGGCGCCACGGCGGTGTACGGCGCCGAGGAAATCGCGCGCAGCTACGGCCGCATCGAGGCGATTCCGGAGACGCGCGTTGTGGTGGCCGAAGACGGGCACCGCATCGATCTGGCCGGCCGCGAGCTGCTGCTGTTGCACACGCCGGGCCATGCGCTGCACCACTACTGCGTGTGGGACGCGCGCAGCCGCAGCTGGTTCACCGGCGATACGTTCGGCATCTCCTACCGCGAGCTGGACAGCGCGCAGGGCGCTTTCATCTTCCCCACCTCGTCGCCGGTGCAGTTCGACCCGGAGGCGATGAAGGCCTCGATCCGGCGCATGCTCGACTACGCGCCTCAGGCGATGTACCTGACCCACTATGGCCGCGTGCAGCAGGTGCAGAAGCTGGCCGACGATCTGTTCGAACAGATCGATGCGATGGCCACCATCGGCCGCCAGTGCGATGGCCGGCCCGATCGCCATCGCTGCCTGCTGGCCGCGTTGCAGGCGCTGTACCTGGAGCGCGCGCAGCAGCATGGCTGTGCTCTGGACCAGGCCGCGGTGACGGCCGTGCTGGCGATGGACATCGAGCTCAACGCACAGGGCCTGGCCTGCTGGCTGGACCGCGTCCGCAGGTAG
- a CDS encoding M28 family metallopeptidase produces the protein MRVLLLSSCLFVGGLAQAANDLPGGGIDPQALSRHVRVLASDEFEGRAPATEGEERTVQYLIEQFRSYGLQPGGVDGSWVQPVPLVRAQLDGAAKASLSLKGGTRALVNGEDVTLQSLQPRKRVQIKDAPLVFVGYGIDAPERHWNDYKDVDLHGKIAVVLINDADFEADAPGAFDGKAVTYYGRWTYKFEEAARRGAEGVLIVHETAPAAYGWATVKSSGTSPLFDIERGQAEAMAQHTPLRGWMQRGLAEAIFADAGLDFDAEKRKAMRADFRPVTLDNATLSVDFALKREQVVTRNVVAKLPGGEHGDEAVIFSAHWDAFGIGQPDAKGDRIRRGAIDNATGVATVLELGRVFAAGPQPQRTLYFVALTAEEKGLLGASYYAAHPLAPLDKTAAVLNIEMFSPDGPTRDIASWGKGRVSLEGDLERVAKARGRSYSPDPNLEAGFFYRADHFAFARLGVPAITIGPGLDKLDGGVEAGRALREKYFADCYHQACDAWTPSWDPSGHAADTLLVYDLGAELANSRRWPTWEKESEFRGARDKSEAARR, from the coding sequence ATGCGCGTGTTGCTGCTGTCGTCCTGCCTGTTCGTGGGTGGCCTGGCCCAGGCGGCCAATGACCTGCCCGGCGGCGGCATCGATCCGCAGGCACTGTCGCGCCACGTGCGGGTGCTGGCATCGGATGAATTCGAGGGCCGCGCGCCGGCCACCGAAGGCGAAGAGCGCACGGTGCAGTACCTGATCGAGCAGTTCCGCAGCTACGGCCTGCAGCCGGGCGGCGTGGACGGCAGCTGGGTGCAGCCGGTGCCGCTGGTGCGTGCGCAGCTGGACGGTGCTGCCAAGGCCAGCCTGTCGCTGAAGGGTGGCACGCGTGCACTGGTGAACGGCGAGGACGTGACCCTGCAGAGCCTGCAGCCGCGCAAGCGCGTGCAGATCAAGGATGCGCCGCTGGTGTTCGTCGGCTATGGCATCGACGCGCCGGAACGCCACTGGAACGACTACAAGGACGTGGACCTGCACGGCAAGATCGCCGTGGTGCTGATCAACGATGCCGATTTCGAGGCCGATGCGCCGGGCGCGTTCGATGGCAAGGCGGTGACCTACTACGGCCGCTGGACCTACAAGTTCGAGGAAGCCGCACGCCGTGGCGCCGAAGGCGTGCTGATCGTGCACGAGACCGCGCCGGCCGCCTACGGCTGGGCCACGGTGAAGAGCTCGGGCACCTCGCCGCTGTTCGACATCGAGCGCGGCCAGGCCGAGGCGATGGCCCAGCACACGCCGCTGCGTGGCTGGATGCAGCGCGGGCTGGCCGAGGCGATCTTCGCCGACGCCGGTCTCGACTTCGATGCCGAGAAGCGCAAGGCGATGCGCGCCGACTTCCGCCCGGTGACGCTGGACAACGCAACGCTGAGCGTGGATTTCGCGCTGAAGCGTGAGCAGGTGGTGACCCGCAACGTGGTGGCCAAGCTGCCCGGCGGCGAGCACGGCGACGAGGCGGTGATCTTCTCGGCGCACTGGGATGCCTTCGGCATCGGCCAGCCCGATGCCAAGGGCGACCGCATCCGCCGCGGTGCGATCGACAACGCCACGGGTGTGGCCACGGTACTGGAACTGGGCCGCGTGTTTGCCGCAGGCCCGCAGCCGCAGCGCACGCTGTACTTCGTGGCGCTGACCGCCGAAGAGAAGGGCCTGCTGGGTGCCAGCTACTACGCCGCGCATCCGCTGGCGCCGCTGGACAAGACCGCCGCAGTGCTGAACATCGAGATGTTCAGCCCGGACGGCCCGACCCGCGACATCGCCTCGTGGGGCAAGGGCCGGGTGTCGCTGGAAGGCGACCTGGAGCGCGTGGCCAAGGCCCGCGGCCGCAGTTACAGCCCGGACCCGAACCTGGAGGCGGGCTTCTTCTACCGCGCCGACCACTTCGCCTTCGCCCGCCTGGGCGTGCCGGCGATCACCATCGGCCCGGGCCTGGACAAGCTGGACGGTGGCGTGGAAGCCGGCCGCGCGCTGCGCGAGAAGTACTTCGCCGACTGCTACCACCAGGCCTGCGATGCCTGGACCCCGAGCTGGGACCCGAGCGGCCACGCCGCCGATACCCTGCTGGTCTACGACCTGGGCGCGGAGCTGGCCAACAGCCGCCGTTGGCCGACCTGGGAAAAGGAATCGGAGTTCCGCGGCGCGCGCGACAAGAGCGAAGCCGCCCGCCGCTGA
- a CDS encoding MFS transporter — protein sequence MSTTSQPAVPANDRAALRRSISNTLKGSAGNLVEWYDVYVYSVFAVYFESQFFSPDDKNSTMYVWAIFAATFLMRPIGAWFFGRFADRHGRRLALTVSVTLMAVCSFLIAITPTAASIGIWAAVILLFARLLQGFATGGEYGASATYMSEAAIPGRRGFLSSFHYVTLVGGHVLAQLTLLLMLTFWGKPEISEWGWRIAFGIGGIAAVVVFWLRRGMDESLSESSIEAAREGKAQKSGSMYELFVHQWRPLLLCFLITAGGTVAFYTYSVNGPKMIQSAFAGNDPMTGTLINLGVLTFLMVLQPVGGWLSDIIGRKTLLVFFGVGGVLYSWYLITQLPHQHDATLAFLTLAMAFVILTGYTSINAVVKAELFPTHVRALGVGLGYALANSLFGGTAPLLYQGALKTGHVDWFAIYVTATIAVSLVVYVFFLTNKGPNWLDGTRK from the coding sequence ATGAGCACCACGTCCCAACCTGCTGTTCCCGCGAACGACCGCGCCGCCCTGCGGCGGTCGATCTCCAACACCCTCAAAGGCTCTGCCGGCAACCTGGTGGAGTGGTACGACGTCTACGTGTACTCGGTGTTCGCCGTGTACTTCGAATCGCAGTTCTTCTCGCCGGACGACAAGAACTCCACCATGTACGTCTGGGCGATCTTCGCCGCCACGTTCCTGATGCGCCCGATCGGCGCCTGGTTCTTCGGCCGCTTCGCCGACCGCCACGGGCGCCGCCTGGCGTTGACCGTGTCGGTCACCCTGATGGCCGTCTGTTCCTTCCTCATCGCCATCACGCCCACCGCGGCCAGCATCGGCATCTGGGCGGCGGTCATCCTGCTGTTCGCGCGCCTGCTGCAGGGCTTCGCTACCGGCGGTGAGTACGGTGCCAGTGCCACCTACATGTCCGAGGCCGCCATTCCCGGCCGTCGCGGTTTCCTGTCCTCGTTCCACTACGTCACCCTGGTCGGCGGCCATGTGCTGGCCCAGCTGACCCTGCTGCTGATGCTGACCTTCTGGGGCAAGCCGGAAATCTCCGAGTGGGGCTGGCGCATCGCCTTCGGCATCGGCGGTATCGCCGCGGTGGTGGTGTTCTGGCTGCGCCGGGGCATGGACGAGTCGCTGTCGGAGTCGTCCATCGAGGCCGCGCGCGAAGGCAAGGCACAGAAGTCCGGCTCGATGTACGAACTGTTCGTGCACCAGTGGCGGCCGCTGCTGCTGTGCTTCCTGATCACCGCCGGTGGCACCGTGGCCTTCTACACCTACTCGGTGAACGGCCCGAAGATGATCCAGAGCGCCTTCGCCGGCAACGATCCGATGACCGGCACCCTGATCAACCTGGGCGTGCTGACGTTCCTGATGGTGCTGCAGCCGGTCGGTGGCTGGCTGTCGGACATCATCGGCCGCAAGACCCTGCTGGTGTTCTTCGGCGTGGGCGGCGTGCTGTACAGCTGGTACCTGATCACCCAGCTGCCGCACCAGCATGACGCCACCCTGGCCTTCCTGACCCTGGCCATGGCCTTCGTCATCCTCACCGGCTACACCTCGATCAACGCGGTGGTGAAGGCCGAACTGTTCCCCACCCACGTGCGTGCACTGGGCGTGGGCCTGGGCTATGCACTGGCCAACTCGCTGTTCGGCGGCACCGCCCCGCTGCTGTACCAGGGTGCGCTGAAGACCGGCCACGTCGACTGGTTCGCCATCTATGTCACCGCGACGATCGCGGTATCGTTGGTGGTCTATGTGTTCTTCCTCACCAACAAGGGCCCGAACTGGCTCGACGGCACCCGCAAGTAA